In a single window of the Schistocerca americana isolate TAMUIC-IGC-003095 chromosome X, iqSchAmer2.1, whole genome shotgun sequence genome:
- the LOC124556094 gene encoding paramyosin-like, which translates to MLAELLKGTKSLEKSSQETRESLKDLQENHASLEKRLQETNASLEKSLQENNASLKEDLRKSLREDLQETIAQEIKTSQMKMECSLKKEIQELEERLKMDINERERKLQKSIDQVQGDVEKMEGKLTKKMEDDIEETKAELGERINEVETNCNHRIAEVTQMQKQCNDAVKGIGDRQNQLAVNLRNAITVQREEDNKRVAMEVRQLQQGVQQLESKTEDIDKRISNATLTVGEDRVEGEAFTWGVRKKEGTTSYDQFEEEFLKKYWSKGHQCAAIEDLLHRKSLNTWRGTLREFAEHLWELNETLEQPLSDDVMISAIKRRMSRRMQETVSGSLIKDREALMEILEQLESVRSQEHNQANDRNRGGSNDPRNHFGNSSNYRGRGGSHRYRNHGGERQWRNDWRRSEEPRDDDDDSDRNYERRGDRQRDQEVRIEES; encoded by the exons ATGTTAGCAGAGTTGCTAAAGGGGACCAAATCATTAGAGAAGAGttcacaagaaacaagagaatcactaaaAGACTTACAAGAAAATCACGCATCGTTAGAGAAGcgtttacaagaaactaacgcatcgttagagaaaagtttacaagaaaacaacgcatcactaaaggaagatttacgaaAATCATTaagggaagatttacaagaaactatagcacaagagatcaaaacatcgcagatgaagatggaatgtagtctgaagaaggaaatacaagaattagaagaacgactgaagatggacatcaacgagagagagaggaagctacagaagagcatagaccaagtccagggggacgtggagaagatggaaggaaagttaacaaaaaagatggaagacgatattgaagaaacgaaagccgaattgggagaaagaatcaacgaagtggaaacgaattgcaatcatcgaatcgccgaggtgacgcaaatgcagaaacaatgtaatgatgcggttaaggggataggagataggcaaaaccaactggccgtcaatctgagaaatgctataacCGTGCAACGAGaggaggataacaagagggttgcaatggaggtcaggcaattacaacagggagtgcagcaattggagagcaagacagaagacaTTGATAAGCGAATtagcaatgccaccttaactgttggggaag atagagtggaaggtgaggccttcacttggggagtcaggaagaaggaagggactactagttatgatcagtttgaagaggaattcttgaagaaatactggtccaaaggtcatcagtgtgcagcaattgaggacctactccaccgcaagtcacttaatacatggagaggaacgttgagagagtttgctgaacatttgtgggaattgaacgagaccttggaacagcccctgagtgatgacgtaatgatatcagcaataaaaagaagaatgagccggagaatgcaggaaacggtatccgggagcctaattaaagatagggaggccttgatggaaatactggaacagttggaatctgttcgatcacaggaacacaatcaggCTAATGATCGAAACCgagggggaagtaatgacccaaggaatcattttggtaattcatcaaattatagaggaagaggtggtagccataggtacaggaaccatggtggtgaacggcaatggagaaatgattggagaaggagtgaagaaccaagagatgatgatgatgatagtgacaggaattatgagagaagaggtgatagacaaagggatcaagaggtacgaattgaagaaagttag